ggatcttaattgaataatatgagtgtttggttcaagtataaatttgggaacatatgagttgattgatattttaattattgattgttattcatggcgTAGAACGGTAATCTACAAGCAAACTACtatcctatcttttaaatttaattcaagtatttcaaagttcaagttatgttttataaggtgtggtattactactattgatatttgagcaaaatcgttTGGTGTTTGAAACTGTGGATTTTGACCTTGCTCCTAGTCCTTGATTAAATGATGTTTTGAATGttcatatgtttttatatatgagcttttaaataatgtgtttatttaaagagaatacaaaagcatgttttgtatgttactaacttataaaatacgagtcttgaaatattgtattatggagatgaggtatgattgttgatttcagagaaaatcaattgaattattgttttgttttatattgaaatgttcgacattgaaaaatgtccgtttttgggaattggcaacggatatttatatccggattattgtgaaatcctatagcttgataataggtaatggttattcggatcggtctcgagcccccgatcccgtttcgttcttgcaagaaccgtatttccggtgatgacgatcacccgtgttctcaggatttagatcaagcctacttcctgacggtccatatattcccacgttttaagtattgttaaattattgatttaataagagttttgaataaatacgtttggtacataaagttttgtttgttttgcaaatgatatcatatttgtcatttgccgtattgtttcgctattgacttgtaaagtaatagccgcattttgatttacgctattaacttgtaaagttatagccgtgttttgattcgttataAACTAAAGGTttatagccgtatttatgtcgataccaaacggtcttttaaaagagttttgatttggataaaataatgtttataaatgattaCCAAGTGTACAAGGAATTTGATTTGtaaatgtttgttaatgacttgtatacaaatgtagtagtttgttggattactcaacaatgcaattgttgacagttttttTTAGGGTCTATCTCTTATAGGgggtagatccactttcaggttgccatctTTAGTGCGGATCGATGTGCTGCTCaattatgtgtcatgtgttgcaatagcgaggacatcgttttcggaaggataacttataatgatattttgacaaaccatgtcttttaaaatataaaaaaaaaatagatattttataatgtattaacttagtttataactgggttgtaagtaattgtattacagttttgtaaagtttttaaatactctgatattggttgttgtgggtatcgagccacaggtcggattcagctcagacttctataagtcttccgctgtgctttgtagacaatattattatatggtTTACGtcggtttgggctgtttcactGCAAATGGTTGTTTACTATCAAATATCATGCAGATGGAACCATTGAGCGATATAAAGCTCGGCTTGTAGCAAAGGGATATACTCAAACATACGGTGTAAACTATTCTGAGACTTTCTCACCAGTAGCCAAGATTGATACCATCTGGGTTCTTTTCTCGATAGCAGCAAATAAAAATTGGCCCTTACAccaatttgatgtaaaaaatgcaTTCTTACATGGTGAACTAGAAGAAGAAGTATACATGGAACCTCCTCCAGGATTCTCAGAAACATACAACTTAAAAGAGGGGTGTAGACTCAAGAAAGCTCTATATGGTCTCAAACAATCTCCTCGTGCATGGTTTGGGAAGTTTACATCTGCTATGAAGAAGTTTGGGTGTACACAAAGTAATTCAGATCACACATTGTTccttaagaaaagaaaagatcgGATTACATGTCTAATCatctatgtggatgatatggtgATCACAGGTGATGATACAGATGAgatacaaatattaaaaaaaagactGTCAGGataatttgatatgaaagactTGGGAAATCTAAAATACTTTCTTGGCATTGAAGTTTTACGATCGAAGAGGGGAATTTTCATTAGCCAAAGAAAATACATCCCAGATCTCTTGGCAGAAACCGGCATGCTTGATTGTAAACCTGCAGATACACCCATTGCAACAAACCATGGGTTACAGATAATTGAAGGAGAAAGGTCTACATATCATGACCGTTACAGGAGATTGGTAGGAAAACTCATTTATCTCTCACATACTAGGCCGGATATCGCATATGCAGTAGGTGTAGTCAGCAGATTTATGCACAAACCACAAATCCATCATATGACTGTTGTTATGGGAATACTGAGATATCTGAAGAAAACCAACAGCAGGGGCCTTCTGTTTCGAAAGAATGATAATTTGGATCTCCTAGCttatacagatgcagattgggctggtGATAGAGACGGCAAAAAATCAACTTTAGGATACTTTACCCTAGTTGGAGGAAATCTAATCACTTGaaagagcaagaaacaaaaggtagTAGCACTGTCTAGTGCAGAAGTAGAGTTCCGGGGAATCGCAAAAGGTATCACTGAAATTCTATGGATCAGGAGACTTCTTGGGGAATTAACTTTTCCACAGAAAAGATCATGTAAAATGTTCCGTGATAATCAAGCAGCCATCAGCATCTCCGGTAATCCCGTACAACATGATCGAACAAAGCACGTGGAAATTGATCGAC
This genomic stretch from Amaranthus tricolor cultivar Red isolate AtriRed21 chromosome 9, ASM2621246v1, whole genome shotgun sequence harbors:
- the LOC130823308 gene encoding uncharacterized mitochondrial protein AtMg00810-like, with product MKDLGNLKYFLGIEVLRSKRGIFISQRKYIPDLLAETGMLDCKPADTPIATNHGLQIIEGERSTYHDRYRRLVGKLIYLSHTRPDIAYAVGVVSRFMHKPQIHHMTVVMGILRYLKKTNSRGLLFRKNDNLDLLAYTDADWAGDRDGKKSTLGYFTLVGGNLIT